The following nucleotide sequence is from Alphaproteobacteria bacterium.
GTATCGGCGAGTTCGCCGCGTGCTTCCTCGAGCGCCTTCTGACGCGCCTCGTAATCCGCGAGCTGCTTGACCTGCGGGGTCACGTCCGCCGTCGAGTCGGGAAACAGCTCCACCTGCACCAGAACGCCGCCCTTGCGCGTCAATGTCTCCGAAAGCGCCTCGACCACCGCCCGGCCCAGCGGCGTGTCGGGCGCGAAAACGGCAAATCGTTCGTAGCCCTGCTCGCGGGCGTAGGAGACGGCACGCCTGATCTGCTCGCCCGGGAAGAGGCCGAGCGGATAGATGCCGGGTTCGGCCACCAGGCGGTCCGAGGAGAAGGCGAGCACCGGGACCTCCAGGCCGCGAATGGTCCGGGCCACGGCGGCGACGGAGGTCGAGAAGAGCGGCCCCAATATGATCGTGGCCCCGTCATCCAGCGCGGAAAGCGCTGCCTGGCGCGCCCCCTCGGGCGTGCCGGCGGTGTCGTAGGGGATGAGAATGAAGCGCCGGTCGGCGACATCGAACAGCGCCATCTGTGCGGCGTTGAGCAGCGCCTGCCCCAGCTCGCCATGGGCCCCCGAGAGGGGCACGAGCAACGCGGCCCGGGCCGGGCGGGGCTTGGCCGGTGCCGTCCCTTCGTAAGTCCTGCCACCGTAGCGCCCGGAAATTCCGTCCTCGGGGAGCGTCGTGCGGCCATAGACATCGGAAGGGAAGACTGTCCCCGGTGCGCGGGGCGACGGGCGGTCCAGCGGCTCGGCCGCCTCCCCGTCGGCCGGCTGGTCCGCCGGCGCGCGTTCGCTCGGTTGCCGCAGCCCGCCCAGCTCGCCTAAGCTCACGCGCGAACAGCCCGGCAAGACCAGCGCCACCAGGAGAACGAGAACAAGAGCCGGAACCGGGAACTGGCGAGGGTCCACCGATAGGCGCGGAACGCGGACCGCCGGGCGGCGTGACGGGCGTGCCGAACGTGACCAGAAACGGCGCAGGGCCGATCCCCCGAAAAGGAATAAAGAGTGGTGCAGCCTACTGACGGCCCCAAGCAAAGTAAACGCCCGCCCGCATCCGGGGACGGTCCCGGTGAGGCGGAATCGGGGCGGCTTCCCGGCGGGCTTTATATCGTTGCCACGCCCATCGGCAATGCCGGGGACATCACCCTTCGCGCACTCGACGTACTGGGCCGGGCCGATGTCGTCGCGGCCGAGGATACACGGCGATCGGCAACCCTGATGGCGATCCACGGTCTTTCCCCATCGCTGACGCCGTATCACGAACACAATGCCCGCGCCGCCGGCAGCGCCCTGATGAAACGTCTCGAGAAGGGCGAAAGCGTGGCGCTGATTTCCGACGGCGGCACGCCGCTCGTCTCCGACCCCGGTTTCCGGCTCGTCGCAGCCGCCCGGGCGGCGGGCATCCCGGTGACCCCCGTGCCCGGCGCCTCGGCCCCGATGGCGGCGCTCTCGGCCGCGGGGCTGGCGACGGACCGGTTTTTCTTCGAGGGCTTCCTGCCGGCAAAACAGGCGGCCCGGCGCGCCCGGCTGAAGGAACTCGCCGGTGTACCGGCGACGCTTGTGATATTCGAGGCGCCGGGGCGGCTGGCCGGGAGCCTCGCCGACATGGCGGCCATCCTGGGCGACCGGCCGGCGGTGGTGGCGCGCGAACTGACCAAGAAATTCGAGACCTTCTATCGCGGCTCCCTGCCCGATCTGGCGGAGCGCCTCTCGGGCGAGGCGGTCCGGGGCGAGGTGGTCGTGCTGGTGGAAGCCGGGGCTGCGGACGCGACATCGGTCCCGCCGGGCGACATCGACGATGCTCTCGCCCTCGCGCTCAAGCGTCTTCCGGTGAAAGAGGCGGCGCAGATTCTGGCGCGCGCAACGGGCTTGCCGAGGCGGGCGCTGTACCAACGGGCGCTGGCGCTATCGGACGCGGTGGAGGACGCGCGACGGACGGGGGCGATCGAGGAGGACGGAGCATGACGATCGGCGCCGTGCGCGCCCGGGCGCGTCGCCGCCAGACATACGAGCGCGGCTTGCGCGCCGAATGGGTTGCCGCCTGGTGGCTGCGGTGCCACGGCTATCGGGTTCTGGCCCGGCGCCTGCGCACCCCGGCGGGAGAGATCGACCTCGTGATCCGGCGCGGGCATACTCTCGCCATTGTCGAGGTGAAGCGCCGCGAGACGGAGGAAGCCGCCCTCTATGCCGTCTCGCCCCGCCAGCAACGCCGCCTCGCCCGGGCGGCGCGCTTCGCCCTCGCCCGGTTTGCCGGACGGTCCGGGACCGGCCCCCTTCCCGATCTGCGTTTCGATCTCGTAACGATCCGCCCCTGGCGCCTGCCCCGGCATT
It contains:
- a CDS encoding penicillin-binding protein activator, coding for MSLGELGGLRQPSERAPADQPADGEAAEPLDRPSPRAPGTVFPSDVYGRTTLPEDGISGRYGGRTYEGTAPAKPRPARAALLVPLSGAHGELGQALLNAAQMALFDVADRRFILIPYDTAGTPEGARQAALSALDDGATIILGPLFSTSVAAVARTIRGLEVPVLAFSSDRLVAEPGIYPLGLFPGEQIRRAVSYAREQGYERFAVFAPDTPLGRAVVEALSETLTRKGGVLVQVELFPDSTADVTPQVKQLADYEARQKALEEARGELADTLAAAEALAAGERQKADRLAAAHGLDLASLTEDDLARIEAELKKLKEQDTLGDVNFDALVLPLANDRVLQIAPLLSYYDIDPNKVKFIGTSQWDTPNLGNEPALVGGWFAAPDPDDRARFETDYAQLFGAPPPRLATLAYDATALAAFLGRGTDGPDFSRTQLQSAKGFAGLDGVFRLKANGLSERRLAVLEVRPKGIRTVSPAPQRFEDLSN
- a CDS encoding YraN family protein, with protein sequence MTIGAVRARARRRQTYERGLRAEWVAAWWLRCHGYRVLARRLRTPAGEIDLVIRRGHTLAIVEVKRRETEEAALYAVSPRQQRRLARAARFALARFAGRSGTGPLPDLRFDLVTIRPWRLPRHYPDAWRPAPDGAI
- the rsmI gene encoding 16S rRNA (cytidine(1402)-2'-O)-methyltransferase, encoding MVQPTDGPKQSKRPPASGDGPGEAESGRLPGGLYIVATPIGNAGDITLRALDVLGRADVVAAEDTRRSATLMAIHGLSPSLTPYHEHNARAAGSALMKRLEKGESVALISDGGTPLVSDPGFRLVAAARAAGIPVTPVPGASAPMAALSAAGLATDRFFFEGFLPAKQAARRARLKELAGVPATLVIFEAPGRLAGSLADMAAILGDRPAVVARELTKKFETFYRGSLPDLAERLSGEAVRGEVVVLVEAGAADATSVPPGDIDDALALALKRLPVKEAAQILARATGLPRRALYQRALALSDAVEDARRTGAIEEDGA